The Actinomadura graeca nucleotide sequence GGGCCTGCGCGGCGCCGTCCGGCGGCTGGCCGAGGACGTCGCCGCCCGGCCCGCCGCGAGCCTCGCCGAGGTGAGCTGGACGTCCAACCGGGTCAAGGCGTCGGGACCGGTCCGCTTCGCCCTCCCCGCACACGACCGCGACCGCGCCGTGGCCGTCCTGACCGAGGCAGCCGGGGACGACGCGGCCCTCGCCGCGCGCTCCGGCCGCGCCGGGCCGAAGCCGAAGACCGGGTGGGTGCTGGCCGGGGGGCCCGCGCCGTCCGGACTGGCCGAGGGCCTGCACGACCGCTTCCACGCCTACCGGCGCGCGCTCGCCGAGGCCGACGCGGCGCTGCTGCCGCACCTCGGCTGGTCCGTGCGCGACGTCTCGCTCTCCCAGGACGAGCCGCCCGCCCCCGGGCCGGTCGCCTTCGCGGTCGTCTGGGCGCTGGGCCGGACGCTGCTGGACGTGGGCGCCACCCCGGCGTGGATCGTCGGCGAGGGGACGGGCCGGCACGCCGCGGCGGCGCTGGCAGGGACCGCCGCCCTCGACGACGTGTGCCGCCTCGTCGCCGCCCACGATCCCCCGCCCGCCGCCTCCGACACCGGCACGACCGCCCAGGCCCGTCCGCGGCGGGTGATCCCCGTGTACCCCACCCGCGAGGCCGCCCTGGAGGAGACACCCGCCGAGGTGATCGGGCTTCCCTCCGCGGCGGGGCCGTCCGGCGACGGGATCCTCGACGTCGTCGCGCGGCTCTACCGCGACGGTCTCGACCCCGACTGGGACGCGCTGTACGAGCCCGGCCACCGCGTCCGGCACCGGCTCACGCCCTACGGGTTCGCCGCCACCGGGCGCTTCTGGTGGAACCACCCGATCGGACCGACCCCTGGAGGAAGCTCATGAGCCGCTCCGTCCTCGTCACCGGAGGCAACCGCGGGCTCGGCCTGGCGATAGCGCGGGCGTTCGCGGCGGCGGGCGACTCCGTCGCGGTGACCCACCGCGGGTCCGGCGCACCGGACGGCCTGTTCGGCGTCACCTGCGACGTCACCGACTCCGAGTCGGTCACGCAGGCGTTCAAGGAGGTCAAGGAGGCGCAGGGGCCGGTGGAGGTGCTGATCTCCAACGCCGGCATCAGCGACGACGCGCTGCTGCTGCGGATGCGCGAGGAGGCGTTCAGCCGGGTCATCGACACGAACCTGACCGGAGCGTACCGGGTCGCCAAGGCCGCGGTGTCGGACATGATCCGGATGCGCCGGGGAAGGATGATCTTCATCTCGTCGGTGTCCGGGCTCAAGGGGCACGCGGGCCAGACCAACTACGCCGCGAGCAAGGCGGGGCTCATCGGCCTCGCCCGGTCGCTGGCCCGCGAGGTGGCCACCCGCGGCGTCACCGCGAACGTGATCGCCCCCGGCCTGCTGGACACCGACATGACCAGCGAGGTCATCACCAGGTTCAAGGACCAGATCCTGGCCGAGGTCCCGCTCGGACGCGTCGCCACCCTGGACGAGGTCGCGGCGGCGGCGCTCTGGCTCGCCTCGGAGCCGGCCGCGTCGGTGACCGGGCAGGTGATCACCATCGACGGCGGCGGGAGCCTCGGGAACTGACACGCGCACCGGAGGACGGCCGCGCCCGCTTCCGCGACCGTCCTCCCGTCCACACCCCTGACCACTGCCGGACAGACTGCTCATACCGGTCATCACCGTATGTCGCGGCTGACTACACTGGACGTGACCAGGCAGACCACGACCAGGTGGCCCATCTGTCCCCGCGCTGCCGTAGTGTTCGCACCGTGGCCTGCACTCTGCTCTCGCTCCCAGGGCAAGGTTAGGAATGGACAGCTCCCCCACGGCACGGTCCTCGACGCTCGCACACGCCCCGGCCCGGCCCGTCTCCCGGACGTGGATCCTCGCGCTCTTCCTGGTCACCCTCGGTATGTGGGCCGGGTTGCTCGGCGCCGTGCAGATCCTGCTGCCCAGCCGGATCGAGTCGCTCGACCCGGTGGACAAGGTCTGGAACATGGCGATGGTGACCGCGCTCGGCGCCGTCGCCGCGGTCGTCTCGTCCCCCATCGCGGGCGCGCTGTCGGACCGCACGACCTCGCGTTTCGGCCGGAGGCGCCCCTGGGTCGCCGCCAGCACCGCGGTCTGCGCGGGCGCGCTGCTGGCGCTGCCGATGCAGACGTCCCTCGCCGGCATCGCCTTCTGCTGGATCCTCGTGCACGGCGGCGTGAACGCGATGCACGCCGCCCTGTGCGCCGCGATCCCCGACCGCGTCCCGGTGGACCGGCGCGGCATGGTCTCGGCCATCGCCGGGCTGGCCATGCCGCTCGGGCTCGTCCTCGGGACGCTCCTCGTCTCGGGCGTCCCCGTCTGGGCCGGGGCGGTGCTCCTCGGCGCCGTCGTGGCGGGCCTCGCCGTCCCCTACGTCCTGCAACACGACGAACCGGCGCACGTCGCGCACGGCACCGGGCCGCACGAGCCCACGGAACGCACGCGCCTGCGCTCACCCGGCAGGCTCCTGACCGGCCTGTACGTCAGCCCCCGCGAGCACCCGGACTTCGCCTGGGCGCTGGGCGGGCGGTTCTTCGCGCAGCTCGCCACGTCCCTCGCCACCCTGTACCTCCTCTACTTCCTGCGGGACGAGGTGGGGCTGGACGACCCGGACGGCGGCGTCGCGGTCCTGAGCCTGCTCTACACCGTGGGCGCCGTCGGCTCGGCCGTCGCGGCGGGCCGCCTGTCCGACCGCACGGGCCGCCGCAAGGTGTTCGTGCTCGCCTCCACGCTGCTGATGGCCGCGGCGCTGACCTTCATGTCGATGGCCCCCACCTGGCCGGTCGTGCTCGTGTCGGCGGCCGTCATAGGCGCCGGGTACGGTATCTACATCGCCATCGACCAGGCGCTGGTCACCCAGGTCCTGCCCGAGGCCCGGGACCACGCCAAGGACCTCGGGCTCGTCAACATGGCCGGCAGCGGCGCGGTCGCGGTGGCCCCGCTCATCGCCGCCCAGACCGTGCTGCACGGCGGCTACTCCCTGCTGTTCACCCTCGCCGCCGGGCTGGCGGTCGTCGGGGGCCTCTCCATCCAGCCGATCCGATCGGTTCGCTGAACCCCGCGGTTCGAGAGAGGTACCCCGACCCTTGGCGACAAGAACCCCGACCGGTCCGAGCCCCGCGGCCCGCGTAACGTTCCAGGTTCTCGGACGGCTGTCGATCCGCGCCGGTCAGGACGTCGTGAAGCCGCCCCGGTCGCAGATCCTCCAGGGGCTGCTCGGGGTCCTGCTCCTCGCGCAGGGCGAGCCGCTGCGCACCGAGCGGCTCACCCGGCTGGTCTGGGCCGACCGGGCGGAGATGACGAGCCGCGAGGCCGTCCACGTGGCGATGTCGCGCCTGCGCAAATGGCTGAAGCAGGTCGGCGGCGGGGAACTGTCCATCGACTACCAGGACGGGTACCGGCTCCTCGTCCCGGCGCCCGACCTCGACCTGCACCGCTTCCGCGCGCTCGCCGGGCGGGCCCGCGCCGTCGAGGACCCGGAGTCGCGCAGCTCGTTCCTGCTCTCCGCGCTGGAGCTGCGCCGCGGCCCCGCCCTCGCCGGGCTGGAGTACCTCGACCGCGACGACATCCTCGTGCGGTCGGTCGCGCAGGACGTCCGCGAGGCGGTGATGAGCCTGGCGTCCATCGCCCCGCGCGCCGAGCGGATCGAGCCCGCCATCCGCGCGGTGCGGACGCTGGCCGAGGAACTGCCGTTCGACGAGCCGCTGCACGCCGCGCTCATCGACCTGCTGGCGGCGGGCGGCCAGCCCGCCACCGCGCTGGACACCTACCGCAGGCTCAGCGAGCGGCTCACCGACGAGCTCGGCGTCGAGCCGAGCCGGCAGGTCCAGGAGGCGCACCTGCGCATCCTCACCCACACCCGCCCGTTCGACGGGACGCCCGGCGAGGCGGGGGAGGCCGTCCCCGCCGTCCCCGTCCCGACGCCCGCGCAGCTCCCGCCCGGCATCCCCGACTTCA carries:
- the fabG gene encoding 3-oxoacyl-ACP reductase FabG; this translates as MSRSVLVTGGNRGLGLAIARAFAAAGDSVAVTHRGSGAPDGLFGVTCDVTDSESVTQAFKEVKEAQGPVEVLISNAGISDDALLLRMREEAFSRVIDTNLTGAYRVAKAAVSDMIRMRRGRMIFISSVSGLKGHAGQTNYAASKAGLIGLARSLAREVATRGVTANVIAPGLLDTDMTSEVITRFKDQILAEVPLGRVATLDEVAAAALWLASEPAASVTGQVITIDGGGSLGN
- a CDS encoding MFS transporter, producing MDSSPTARSSTLAHAPARPVSRTWILALFLVTLGMWAGLLGAVQILLPSRIESLDPVDKVWNMAMVTALGAVAAVVSSPIAGALSDRTTSRFGRRRPWVAASTAVCAGALLALPMQTSLAGIAFCWILVHGGVNAMHAALCAAIPDRVPVDRRGMVSAIAGLAMPLGLVLGTLLVSGVPVWAGAVLLGAVVAGLAVPYVLQHDEPAHVAHGTGPHEPTERTRLRSPGRLLTGLYVSPREHPDFAWALGGRFFAQLATSLATLYLLYFLRDEVGLDDPDGGVAVLSLLYTVGAVGSAVAAGRLSDRTGRRKVFVLASTLLMAAALTFMSMAPTWPVVLVSAAVIGAGYGIYIAIDQALVTQVLPEARDHAKDLGLVNMAGSGAVAVAPLIAAQTVLHGGYSLLFTLAAGLAVVGGLSIQPIRSVR